Within the Kribbella aluminosa genome, the region CTCCAGCCAGCTCAGCACCCACCTGAGACCGCGACGGCGCACGTATTCAGTCTCGTAGACAGCCGAGCGATAGCGGGAGTGCAGCAGCAACTCCATCACCTGCTCGCGCGAGAAATACGTCTGTGGCCACGAATCGACGGGCCGCCGCGGGGGATAGCGCCGAAGGAGATCGTCCACCGGATGCTCGGTGATGATCGTGGCCGCTTCGATCGGCGGATCCGTGAGCACACGCCGCACGGGGCTACCCAACCTCGCGGTCACATCGGCTTCCCGAAAAGCACGTCGAGGTCATCCGGCCGGTAGCCGGAGGCCACCGGAGCAACCGGCACCTGGGCGCGACGCCCGGCCTGACGCGCGTGGTGGGCGAGCATGCTGCCGATCACCTCGTCCTGATGCGGGGCAAGGTAGATCTGGGTCGTCGTCAGATGCGCGTGTCCGAGGACCCACTGCACGTCGGTGAGCGGCACCTCCGGATCACGTGCCATCCGATAGGCCGCAGTATGCCGAAGATCATGCAGCGTCCAATTCGACCCAAGCCCCGCATTCGCACGCTCGAACATCCGGTGCGCGGCAGGGTAGGTCAACGGACGCAGCGGCCGGCGAAGCGTCCACCACAACGGCTGGCTCCGCCCGGCCGGGACCTTCCCGTGCAATTGCTGTTGGTAGAGCCGCAACCACACGAACGCATCGGACGACGCGGGCAGCAGTTGGACCGCGCGGGAACCCTTGCGCACCACGGAGATCACTTGCTGGCCAGGGTCGGCGTCGCCTCGGCACGTGCCGAGAAGCTCCGAGGCCCGAGCACCGGTGGAAACCCAGAACGCCACAAGCGCCCGGTCCCGGTCACTGGGCAAGGCCGCAAACAGCCGGTCGAAATACTCGTCCGGGACGCTGCGCGGCAGCCGCTTGGGAACCCGAGGTCGGTAGAGCCCAGACCGCTCGTTGCGGCGCGGCTCCATCGAGCTCTGGTGCGCATGCGCACGATGATCTCGGCGCTCTCTCACCAGCGGGAACGGATTCAGGACCGGCCCGCTGCCCACGTCCCGGTGAAAGTCGTAGAACGTCCTCAGCACCGTTTCGCTATGTGCGCGGACCGACGCCGCATACTTCGCTCCCAGCTTCGGCTTGCCCGTGACCTGATTCGGAACACCGGCCGACCCGCGCTGCCCTGCTAACCGGGCGATCGTCGTGTCGACCGCATCGGTGCCGCGGTTGCGCCAATGAACCCGCGACGGCTTGTCCGCGATCTGCATCCACCTGCTGAAGTCCCGGGCCTCAATCCTCGACGCCCGGTCCCATGCAACATCGACCGCCCACAAGAACCGGTACCATCGGAGCAGAGCCATGCCGTACGACCGCAGCGTCGACGGCCGACGCCCAGCCGCCTGCAGATCCACCAAGAACAGCGCAACTCCCGGCTCCACGAGACCGCGCACATCGATCAGTTCGTACGGCTCCCACTCGTTGTCCGTGACCCTCAGGGCACCAGCCAACGGCACGCGCAAAGAAGCAAGATCTCTCGCCAACTCGTCGGGTCCGTCCATGGAGCGCCTAACTGATGGAACCGAGAAAGGTCACTTGACCTGCGGAAACTCCACATCTAGTTCAGTCAACAGGTCCGCTGTTGATTCGCACCCGGTCCTCCAGGTAGGCGAAGAGCCTCGGCTCCGCCTCCCCCGCTTGTACTGCCGCTGCCATCAGCTGGTGAAACAGGCGCTGCTGCTCCGGCTGCCTGTCCGCATGTTGCGCCAGCAGCCAGGCATTCGTAGCCGCCTCCTCACCGATCTCGGACAGCTGTGGCCAGCCCTGCTCGGTCACGACATCGATGAGCCAGCCGCTGTTGTCGGCATCCACTGCGTTGACCACATCCCACAGCTCCGTGCGAGGGTCGTCCGACCAGCCATCTACCGCGCTGCGGGCTTCCTGGTCCAGCGCCGCTCGCCGCTCGAGCTCGGCCTGGAGCTCGCTAGTCTCCATCGGCACGAGGCCCCGCCGCGTCCCACTCGATGAACGCCCCATCCCGCACGCTCACCCGCACCGTCCCACCGGCTCTAAGGACAGTGGACTGGTCCAGCTGCACGACACTCCGTTTCGCGGTGGCGACGCCTCGGACCACCTCGGCAACGAGATCCGGAGAGTCCTTGTGCACGTGGTGTCCCGCGAAATGCGGCACGACG harbors:
- a CDS encoding tyrosine-type recombinase/integrase; the encoded protein is MDGPDELARDLASLRVPLAGALRVTDNEWEPYELIDVRGLVEPGVALFLVDLQAAGRRPSTLRSYGMALLRWYRFLWAVDVAWDRASRIEARDFSRWMQIADKPSRVHWRNRGTDAVDTTIARLAGQRGSAGVPNQVTGKPKLGAKYAASVRAHSETVLRTFYDFHRDVGSGPVLNPFPLVRERRDHRAHAHQSSMEPRRNERSGLYRPRVPKRLPRSVPDEYFDRLFAALPSDRDRALVAFWVSTGARASELLGTCRGDADPGQQVISVVRKGSRAVQLLPASSDAFVWLRLYQQQLHGKVPAGRSQPLWWTLRRPLRPLTYPAAHRMFERANAGLGSNWTLHDLRHTAAYRMARDPEVPLTDVQWVLGHAHLTTTQIYLAPHQDEVIGSMLAHHARQAGRRAQVPVAPVASGYRPDDLDVLFGKPM
- a CDS encoding DUF6624 domain-containing protein, which produces METSELQAELERRAALDQEARSAVDGWSDDPRTELWDVVNAVDADNSGWLIDVVTEQGWPQLSEIGEEAATNAWLLAQHADRQPEQQRLFHQLMAAAVQAGEAEPRLFAYLEDRVRINSGPVD